The following are from one region of the Blastocatellia bacterium genome:
- a CDS encoding S8 family serine peptidase, protein MKRSTVFLFALVLTVLFLSASAMMQQDNTPQSISPAAPNAYVSDSTLHKVILDAADQATYNRLSEQGAIHDEINYGSFRMLVVDERAMGGRMAMQSLGGALQDEFNLIALNGYVLDTTNPAATYNQLPADLRRSDISIASAAGTAPTGGLYLVQFVGPIQGEWLKTLKATGAEIVSYMPSDAYVVRGDARAARRLMKLGKNDSTVQFVGDYEPGFRVSPYLREMRLRDSAATFNVTVQVIDGPDAEQTVSDLKALATEFVQTSRVLNYHNVELQVTAGRLAQMAQYDNVFGIEERGSRRKLDEAQGQIVAGNLSGNVPTGPGYLSWLASKGFTSSQFTSFAVNVADDTYTLAGHPDLPAARVAFTNNPTNQSGVLGGHGFLNSHIIGGFNSGTGSAFEDASGFNYGLGIAPFARVGVTAIFGSTSSSGTVWESTAYGQGSRISSNSWGFQTQTGGPVAKYDASAQSYDAIVRDAQSGTTGLQQLTVVFAAGNDGSASNTVSSPATAKNVITVGASENVRQTGTDGCGIANTGADSANDIISFSSRGPVNSTGGDGRIKPDIVAPGTHIEAGVPQSNYDGSSVCNQFWPTGQTLYGWSSGTSHSTPAVAGGAALVYQDFLNKGLAAPTPAMVKAALMNAAAYMSGTGAGDNLPSNSQGMGRMDLGRAFDGTARILVDQTQVLGATGQTYQVTGTVADTTKPFRVTLAWSDAPGPTTGAPWVNNLDLEVTVGGVTYKGNVFSGANSISGGTADAKNNAESVFLPAGTSGSFTITVKATNIAGDGVPGNADTTDQDFALVAYNGNTGVPVQPTIGVSPSSMSFSATAGGSNPASQSLSISNTGGGVLVWTASANQTWLSVSPTSGTAPSATTVSVNISGLAAGTYNGAITISATGATNTPVTVPVTLTVSSGGGGTQQLLLNPGFESGNVNWTATAGVITNSASQAAHGGTWKAWLDGYGTTHTDSCFQTVTIPSTATSATLTFWLHIDSAETTTTTQFDKLQVQIRNSSNTVLSTLATYSNLNKAAGYSQKSFNLLSFAGQTIRVYFLGTEDSSLQTSFVIDDTALTVQ, encoded by the coding sequence ATGAAGCGTTCAACCGTTTTTCTTTTCGCGCTGGTGTTGACGGTATTGTTCCTGTCCGCCAGCGCCATGATGCAGCAAGACAACACGCCGCAATCTATCAGCCCTGCTGCCCCGAATGCCTACGTCAGTGACAGCACCTTGCACAAGGTCATCCTCGACGCGGCAGACCAGGCAACCTATAACCGGCTGAGCGAGCAAGGCGCTATCCATGACGAGATCAACTACGGCAGCTTCCGCATGCTGGTCGTAGACGAGCGGGCGATGGGCGGGCGCATGGCCATGCAATCGCTCGGCGGCGCATTGCAGGATGAATTCAATCTCATCGCCCTGAACGGTTATGTCTTAGACACGACCAACCCGGCGGCGACGTACAATCAACTTCCCGCCGACCTGCGCCGATCAGACATCTCAATCGCCTCGGCGGCGGGCACAGCGCCGACGGGCGGCCTTTACCTCGTACAGTTCGTTGGCCCCATCCAGGGCGAATGGCTCAAGACCCTGAAGGCGACGGGCGCAGAGATCGTCAGCTATATGCCGTCCGATGCCTACGTCGTGCGCGGCGATGCGCGCGCGGCGCGGCGGCTGATGAAACTCGGCAAAAACGATTCGACCGTGCAATTCGTCGGCGATTACGAGCCGGGTTTTCGCGTCTCGCCTTACCTGCGCGAGATGCGCCTGCGCGACAGCGCCGCCACCTTCAACGTCACCGTGCAGGTGATTGACGGCCCCGACGCCGAGCAGACCGTAAGCGACCTCAAGGCGCTGGCGACCGAGTTCGTGCAGACGTCCCGCGTTCTCAACTATCACAACGTCGAGCTGCAAGTGACGGCCGGACGACTGGCGCAGATGGCACAGTACGACAATGTCTTCGGCATCGAAGAGCGTGGCTCGCGCCGCAAGCTCGACGAAGCGCAGGGACAGATCGTCGCCGGCAACCTGAGCGGCAACGTGCCGACCGGCCCCGGCTACCTTTCGTGGCTGGCCTCAAAGGGCTTCACCAGCTCGCAGTTCACCTCGTTTGCGGTCAACGTCGCCGACGACACCTACACGCTTGCGGGCCACCCCGACCTGCCGGCGGCCCGCGTCGCTTTCACCAACAACCCGACGAATCAGAGCGGCGTGCTTGGCGGCCACGGCTTTTTGAACTCGCACATCATCGGCGGCTTCAATAGCGGCACCGGCTCGGCGTTCGAAGACGCCAGCGGCTTCAACTACGGCCTCGGCATTGCGCCGTTCGCCCGCGTCGGCGTCACCGCCATCTTCGGCAGCACCTCGTCGAGCGGCACGGTCTGGGAGAGCACCGCCTACGGCCAGGGCTCGCGCATATCGAGCAACTCGTGGGGCTTCCAGACGCAGACCGGCGGCCCTGTGGCCAAGTACGACGCCAGCGCCCAATCCTATGACGCCATCGTGCGCGACGCGCAGAGCGGCACCACAGGCTTGCAACAGCTCACCGTCGTCTTTGCCGCCGGCAATGACGGCTCGGCCTCGAACACGGTCAGCAGCCCGGCGACCGCCAAGAACGTCATCACCGTCGGTGCCAGCGAAAACGTCCGCCAGACCGGCACGGACGGCTGCGGCATCGCCAACACCGGCGCCGATAGCGCCAACGACATCATCAGCTTTTCGAGCCGCGGCCCGGTGAACTCGACCGGCGGCGATGGCCGCATCAAGCCTGACATCGTCGCGCCCGGCACCCACATCGAAGCCGGCGTGCCGCAATCGAACTATGACGGCAGCAGCGTCTGCAATCAGTTTTGGCCGACGGGCCAGACGCTCTACGGCTGGTCGAGCGGCACCTCGCATTCGACGCCCGCGGTCGCCGGCGGCGCGGCGCTCGTCTATCAAGACTTCCTCAACAAAGGGCTGGCCGCGCCGACCCCTGCAATGGTCAAGGCGGCGTTGATGAATGCGGCGGCTTACATGAGCGGCACCGGCGCCGGCGACAACCTGCCGTCGAACAGCCAGGGCATGGGCCGCATGGACCTGGGCCGCGCCTTTGACGGCACGGCGCGCATCCTGGTGGATCAGACGCAAGTATTGGGCGCGACCGGCCAGACTTATCAAGTCACCGGCACGGTCGCCGACACGACGAAACCGTTCCGGGTGACGCTGGCGTGGTCGGACGCGCCGGGGCCAACGACCGGCGCGCCGTGGGTCAACAACCTCGACCTTGAAGTGACGGTCGGCGGCGTGACGTACAAAGGCAACGTCTTTTCGGGAGCCAACTCGATCAGCGGCGGCACGGCGGACGCGAAGAACAACGCCGAGTCGGTCTTTTTGCCGGCGGGCACGTCGGGGAGCTTCACGATCACGGTCAAGGCGACGAACATCGCCGGCGACGGCGTGCCGGGCAACGCCGACACCACCGATCAAGATTTCGCGCTCGTTGCTTACAACGGCAACACCGGTGTGCCGGTACAGCCGACCATCGGCGTCAGCCCGTCGAGCATGAGTTTTTCGGCGACCGCCGGCGGCAGCAATCCTGCGAGCCAGTCGCTGTCGATCAGCAACACCGGCGGCGGCGTGCTCGTCTGGACAGCGAGCGCCAACCAGACGTGGCTCTCAGTCAGCCCGACTTCGGGCACCGCGCCTTCGGCCACGACCGTCTCGGTCAACATCAGCGGGTTGGCGGCGGGAACCTATAACGGCGCGATCACCATCAGCGCGACGGGGGCGACCAATACGCCGGTGACGGTGCCCGTGACGTTGACGGTTTCGAGTGGCGGCGGCGGCACGCAGCAGTTGTTGTTGAATCCCGGCTTTGAATCGGGCAACGTCAACTGGACGGCGACCGCCGGGGTGATTACTAACAGCGCCTCGCAAGCGGCGCACGGCGGGACGTGGAAAGCGTGGCTCGATGGCTATGGCACGACGCACACCGACTCGTGTTTCCAAACCGTCACCATTCCTTCGACGGCGACGAGTGCGACGTTGACCTTCTGGCTGCACATCGATTCAGCCGAAACCACGACGACGACACAGTTCGACAAGCTGCAAGTGCAAATCCGCAACTCGTCGAACACGGTGCTTTCGACGCTGGCGACTTACTCGAATTTGAACAAGGCCGCCGGCTACAGTCAAAAATCCTTCAACCTGCTGTCGTTCGCGGGGCAGACGATTCGCGTCTACTTCCTGGGCACGGAAGACAGCAGCCTGCAAACTTCGTTCGTGATTGATGACACGGCGTTGACGGTGCAATAA
- a CDS encoding ATP-binding protein has translation MSPIQILKLVGFATGAMLHLYIAWLIWSRRLGTQQSQSQPVRLITILNLCLGVWFLGNLFITLHELLLGRERLTFLLRAWDVLATTGVALLPAALLHAHVAMWASLDGYRTLGRRGVQMVGAALYVPMAFLPYAIYRVTSGDYRPFMLKIRVLLIPYAIWYLLVMVSSALLDWAIVKKLAEDAERERTFFKRLGVLLVLNGALQFYVVAIARSGPNDFLWVSFILLSLLPIFFVAYHVYRYRIVDVAVRDSLVYAVFALVFIAVYTYGVRRLDQFLVDRFTITPGVVEVILLLGMVALAGPLVRTIDRAVHQLFTSEIGLYRDVVRQVATGAEGFGELAAFVRYSEETIRRGLELESVRIITVEAAAPASPERRLIDKLAEWDAESVETDEDLDLIGATITYALRREGQIIGLMIIAAAPHHLTSEKRSVLDVIAGQVAVEVEGCRLIEEKVRLERELAARERLATLGQMAAQVAHEVKNPLSAIKSIAQVMREEEALKAYDRDLELIVSEIDRLNRTVSQLLAFSRPSHADQRPVALADLIDSTVALIAAEAKALGVVITVESAMDVTLTGTEAGALREALSNLVINAVQAMDEGGEVRIQAHVESARQAKIEAPRLILTVTDTGPGIATEAQQKVFEPFYSTKSRGTGLGLAIVQRRAVELGGLVELLSPAANGHGTQFRLSVPIAIVASAS, from the coding sequence ATGTCCCCGATTCAAATCCTCAAGCTCGTAGGCTTCGCGACCGGCGCGATGCTGCACCTCTACATCGCATGGCTGATCTGGAGCCGGCGGCTCGGCACCCAGCAGAGCCAGTCGCAGCCCGTGCGATTAATTACAATTCTCAATCTCTGCCTCGGCGTCTGGTTCCTCGGCAATCTCTTCATCACCCTGCACGAGCTGTTGCTGGGGCGCGAGCGGCTGACCTTTCTGCTGCGCGCCTGGGATGTGCTGGCGACGACGGGGGTGGCGCTGTTGCCGGCGGCGCTGCTGCACGCGCACGTCGCGATGTGGGCGTCGCTCGACGGCTACCGGACGCTCGGGCGGCGCGGGGTGCAGATGGTCGGCGCGGCGCTCTACGTGCCGATGGCCTTCCTGCCTTATGCCATCTATCGGGTCACCAGTGGCGATTACCGCCCCTTCATGCTGAAGATTCGCGTCCTGCTGATCCCTTACGCCATCTGGTATCTGCTGGTGATGGTCTCGTCGGCGCTGTTGGATTGGGCCATCGTCAAGAAGCTGGCCGAGGACGCCGAGCGCGAGCGCACTTTCTTCAAGCGGCTGGGCGTGCTGTTGGTGCTGAACGGCGCATTACAGTTTTACGTCGTCGCTATTGCGCGCTCGGGGCCGAACGATTTCCTCTGGGTCAGCTTCATCTTGCTATCGCTGCTGCCAATCTTTTTCGTCGCCTATCACGTCTACCGTTACCGCATCGTGGACGTGGCGGTGCGTGACAGTCTGGTCTACGCCGTCTTCGCGCTGGTCTTCATCGCCGTCTACACCTACGGCGTGCGGCGGCTCGATCAGTTCCTCGTTGACCGCTTCACGATCACGCCGGGCGTCGTCGAAGTGATTCTGCTGCTCGGCATGGTGGCGCTGGCCGGGCCGCTGGTGCGAACGATTGACCGCGCTGTGCATCAACTGTTCACCAGCGAGATCGGCCTCTATCGCGACGTCGTGCGCCAGGTCGCGACCGGCGCCGAAGGCTTTGGCGAGCTGGCGGCTTTTGTGCGCTACAGCGAAGAGACGATTCGGCGTGGCCTGGAGCTTGAGAGTGTAAGGATCATCACCGTTGAAGCTGCCGCGCCCGCAAGCCCCGAGCGCCGCTTGATCGATAAGCTCGCCGAGTGGGACGCCGAATCTGTCGAGACGGATGAAGACCTCGATCTGATCGGCGCAACCATCACCTACGCGCTCAGGCGCGAAGGGCAGATCATCGGTTTGATGATTATCGCCGCCGCGCCGCACCATCTGACCAGCGAGAAGCGCTCGGTGCTAGACGTCATCGCCGGGCAGGTGGCCGTCGAAGTCGAAGGCTGCCGCTTGATCGAAGAGAAGGTGCGGCTCGAACGCGAGCTGGCGGCGCGCGAGCGGCTGGCGACGCTCGGCCAGATGGCGGCGCAGGTGGCACACGAAGTCAAGAATCCGCTGTCGGCCATCAAGTCCATCGCTCAGGTGATGCGCGAAGAGGAAGCCTTGAAGGCTTACGACCGCGACCTGGAGTTGATCGTCAGCGAGATAGACCGGCTGAACCGCACGGTCTCACAACTGCTGGCCTTCAGCCGCCCGAGCCACGCCGACCAGCGGCCTGTGGCGCTCGCCGACCTGATTGACTCAACGGTGGCGTTGATTGCCGCCGAGGCAAAAGCGCTTGGCGTCGTCATCACGGTTGAATCGGCTATGGATGTGACGCTGACCGGCACCGAGGCCGGTGCGTTGCGCGAGGCGCTGAGCAATCTGGTCATTAACGCCGTGCAGGCGATGGACGAAGGCGGCGAGGTAAGGATTCAAGCCCACGTCGAAAGCGCGCGGCAAGCGAAGATTGAAGCGCCGCGCTTGATTCTCACAGTCACCGACACCGGGCCGGGCATTGCGACGGAGGCACAGCAGAAAGTCTTCGAGCCGTTTTATTCAACGAAGTCACGCGGCACCGGCCTGGGCCTAGCCATCGTGCAGCGCCGCGCCGTCGAGCTCGGCGGCCTGGTCGAGTTGCTCAGCCCCGCCGCCAATGGCCACGGCACCCAATTTCGCCTGAGCGTACCCATCGCCATCGTCGCCTCGGCCTCCTAG
- a CDS encoding gamma-glutamyltransferase family protein, translated as MRTLPGLLSFVIVTAIFFASTIVPEAETFRPVVRGKRGVVAAGHPLSAEAGMRLLQQGGNAVDAGCAAILAASVIEFSHFSFGGEVPIIIKTANGKPAVINGQGIAPKLATRDFFIAWARQNKDAKGPVYRGSPEYVSINEGGARPGTIPSSGILPATVPGVLDAVVTALDQFGTKSLAEVMQPAIELADGFPIDELRVSYIERTRKIFEPWATSAKLFLPNGRVPKVGEMFTQPDLARTLREIVGAEKDAASHGRHAALMAARDYFYKGPIARRIGEFAEAQGGLLRAADFAAFHARVEEPMHASYRGYEVYKTGFWAQGPAMLEMLNLLEGYDLRLMKPNSAEYIHTLTEAMKLAFADRDRYYGDPDFVKVPAKELLSKEYATARRRLIDAQRASLEQRPGDPASVKPVDSGHAQPRLTGQSQVPEAERANDTTCVNVMDKDGNVFSATPSGAWLPAVVAGDTGVLMGQRMQSFLLEEHHPNVLQPGKRPRITLTPTLVMKDGKPLLVLSTPGGDNQDQSLVQVLLNVIEFGMNVQEAVEAPRFQTLHLVSSFDDHRFNAGVLNLESRIAKEVADQLAARGHKVEMQAAWGNPSAPTIIMLRSDTGVIEGGADPRRGRYAIAW; from the coding sequence ATGAGAACGCTGCCCGGTCTGCTGTCGTTCGTCATCGTCACCGCCATTTTTTTCGCTTCGACAATCGTTCCCGAAGCCGAGACCTTCCGGCCCGTCGTGCGCGGCAAGCGCGGTGTGGTCGCCGCCGGCCACCCGCTTTCAGCCGAAGCCGGCATGCGCCTGCTCCAGCAGGGCGGCAACGCTGTGGACGCCGGTTGCGCCGCGATACTTGCGGCCTCGGTCATCGAGTTTTCGCACTTCTCGTTCGGCGGTGAGGTGCCGATCATCATTAAAACCGCAAACGGCAAGCCTGCGGTCATCAACGGCCAGGGCATCGCGCCGAAGCTGGCGACCCGCGACTTCTTCATCGCATGGGCGCGGCAGAACAAAGATGCGAAGGGGCCGGTCTATCGCGGCTCGCCCGAATACGTCTCGATCAATGAAGGCGGCGCGCGGCCCGGCACCATCCCTTCGTCGGGCATACTGCCTGCGACCGTGCCCGGCGTGCTTGACGCCGTCGTCACCGCGCTCGACCAGTTCGGCACCAAATCACTGGCCGAAGTGATGCAGCCGGCCATCGAGCTGGCCGATGGCTTCCCGATAGACGAATTGCGCGTTAGCTACATCGAGCGGACGCGCAAAATCTTTGAGCCGTGGGCGACCAGCGCCAAGCTCTTTTTACCGAATGGCCGCGTCCCCAAAGTCGGCGAGATGTTCACGCAGCCCGACCTTGCGCGCACGTTGCGCGAGATCGTCGGCGCCGAGAAAGACGCCGCCTCGCATGGCCGCCACGCGGCCTTGATGGCGGCGCGTGATTATTTTTATAAAGGCCCCATCGCCCGGCGCATCGGCGAGTTTGCCGAAGCCCAGGGCGGATTGCTGCGCGCCGCGGACTTTGCGGCTTTCCATGCCCGAGTCGAAGAGCCGATGCATGCGAGCTATCGCGGCTATGAGGTTTATAAAACCGGCTTCTGGGCGCAAGGGCCGGCGATGCTTGAAATGCTCAACCTGCTCGAAGGCTACGACCTGCGACTGATGAAGCCGAACTCGGCGGAATACATCCACACGCTCACCGAAGCGATGAAGCTGGCGTTTGCCGACCGTGATCGTTATTACGGCGACCCGGATTTTGTGAAGGTGCCGGCGAAAGAGCTGCTGTCGAAAGAGTATGCGACGGCGCGCCGCCGCCTGATCGATGCGCAACGCGCCTCGCTCGAACAACGGCCCGGCGACCCGGCGAGCGTGAAGCCGGTTGATAGCGGTCACGCGCAGCCGCGCTTAACCGGCCAGTCGCAAGTGCCCGAGGCCGAGCGCGCCAACGACACGACCTGCGTCAACGTGATGGACAAAGACGGCAACGTCTTTTCGGCGACGCCGTCGGGCGCGTGGCTGCCGGCGGTTGTCGCAGGCGACACCGGCGTGCTGATGGGCCAGCGCATGCAATCCTTCTTGCTCGAAGAGCATCACCCGAACGTCTTGCAGCCGGGCAAGCGGCCGCGCATCACGCTAACGCCGACGCTGGTGATGAAGGATGGCAAGCCGCTGCTGGTGCTGTCGACGCCGGGCGGCGACAATCAGGATCAGTCACTGGTTCAAGTCCTGCTCAACGTCATCGAGTTCGGCATGAACGTGCAGGAAGCGGTCGAAGCGCCGCGCTTTCAAACGCTGCACCTGGTCAGCTCGTTCGACGATCATCGCTTCAACGCGGGCGTCTTGAACCTCGAATCGCGCATCGCCAAAGAGGTCGCCGACCAGTTAGCGGCGCGCGGCCACAAGGTCGAGATGCAGGCGGCGTGGGGCAATCCGAGCGCCCCGACCATCATCATGCTGCGCTCGGATACGGGCGTCATCGAAGGCGGCGCCGACCCGCGCCGCGGGCGCTACGCCATCGCCTGGTGA
- a CDS encoding DUF169 domain-containing protein, with amino-acid sequence MTTQDWKALAGQLGSLLGLQTPPLAITFSDEAPQDVPRYESDVPEPLADGRTGRVPAGCVFWMEAAGRTFTTEPEDHGNCSVGSLTHGLKSIEEVAGNLDVAAILESGWVTLDMVPQIPVVGQQYDYITYGPLAETSADPDVIFLRVNPRQAMILSDAVPGLKFEGKPQCHIIPMARQHHAVAVSVGCMLSRVRTGMSNNEMTCAIPAARLAEVVGLLQQTAVADNAVAAYASKDAARFGR; translated from the coding sequence ATGACCACACAGGACTGGAAGGCATTGGCGGGCCAGCTCGGCTCGCTGCTCGGACTACAAACGCCGCCGCTGGCGATCACCTTTTCCGACGAGGCGCCGCAGGACGTGCCGCGCTATGAAAGCGATGTGCCGGAGCCGTTGGCCGACGGGCGCACAGGCCGAGTGCCTGCCGGTTGCGTCTTCTGGATGGAAGCCGCCGGCCGCACCTTTACGACCGAGCCGGAAGACCACGGCAACTGCTCGGTCGGCAGTTTGACGCACGGACTCAAAAGTATTGAAGAGGTTGCCGGCAACCTGGACGTTGCGGCGATCCTCGAATCCGGATGGGTGACACTCGACATGGTGCCGCAGATTCCCGTCGTCGGACAGCAGTACGATTACATCACCTACGGGCCGCTCGCCGAAACCTCGGCAGACCCGGACGTGATCTTTTTACGCGTCAACCCGCGGCAGGCGATGATTCTTTCCGACGCCGTGCCGGGCCTGAAGTTTGAAGGCAAGCCGCAGTGCCACATCATCCCGATGGCCCGCCAGCACCATGCCGTCGCTGTTTCGGTCGGCTGCATGCTGAGCCGCGTGCGCACAGGCATGTCGAACAACGAGATGACCTGTGCCATTCCGGCGGCGCGGCTCGCCGAAGTCGTCGGATTGCTTCAGCAGACCGCCGTCGCCGACAACGCCGTCGCCGCCTACGCGAGCAAAGACGCGGCGCGCTTCGGGCGCTGA
- a CDS encoding L,D-transpeptidase family protein — MKRILGLALVVAAATTAWIMSQKKVVTPADAAPLAPAIKSSTEPRPDTPLKLPLAAPHILVKKGERRLLLFDGDRQLRVYRIGLGFTPTGDKVRQGDGRTPEGSFYVCVKNEASKFYRSLGLSYPDKTHAARGLRDGLIDRAQHDEIVSALDRRQRPPWNTRLGGEIFIHGNGSSNDWTWGCVALDDVDMKELFEAVPKGVAVVIEP, encoded by the coding sequence ATGAAGCGCATACTCGGACTGGCGCTCGTGGTTGCTGCCGCCACCACTGCCTGGATCATGTCACAAAAGAAGGTCGTCACGCCCGCTGATGCGGCGCCGCTTGCGCCCGCAATCAAGTCATCCACTGAGCCGCGCCCGGACACGCCGTTGAAATTGCCGCTCGCCGCGCCGCACATCCTCGTCAAGAAAGGCGAGCGCCGGTTGTTGCTTTTCGACGGCGACCGTCAATTGCGCGTCTACCGCATCGGCCTGGGCTTTACGCCGACAGGCGACAAGGTGCGACAGGGCGATGGGCGCACCCCTGAAGGCAGCTTCTATGTCTGCGTCAAGAACGAGGCGAGCAAATTTTATCGCTCGCTCGGCCTGAGCTATCCCGACAAAACGCACGCGGCGCGCGGCCTGCGCGACGGGCTGATCGACCGCGCGCAGCACGACGAGATCGTTAGCGCCCTCGACCGCCGCCAGCGCCCGCCGTGGAATACGCGGCTGGGCGGCGAGATATTCATTCACGGGAACGGCTCGTCGAACGATTGGACGTGGGGCTGCGTGGCGCTCGACGACGTAGATATGAAAGAGCTCTTCGAGGCCGTGCCGAAGGGTGTCGCCGTTGTCATCGAGCCATAA
- a CDS encoding Rieske 2Fe-2S domain-containing protein: MSSNVAIQLIDKQAWLDVVADSLQPAIAETFQAGGIAGRKIKNFLHGTWLGHPLHSVLTDVPIGAWTAALVLDAMDEIGGRERFAEAADTAVTVGVVGAAGSALTGLTDWAHTDGHARRIGITHGLMNASALALYAASLVCRRRGERRAGRGFAALGFVISSAAAYLGGHLVYGEQVGVDHTADQELPDEFTSVMAEAELRDGELQRVEADGVPVLLVRRGERIYAIAETCSHMGGPLAQGTLEDASVRCPWHGSRFALEDGRVIEGPSVHAQPCFEVRVRDGQIELRAASR; encoded by the coding sequence ATGTCATCAAACGTCGCGATTCAGCTTATCGATAAACAGGCTTGGCTCGACGTCGTTGCCGATTCGTTGCAGCCAGCGATTGCCGAAACCTTCCAAGCAGGCGGCATCGCCGGGAGGAAGATTAAAAACTTTCTGCACGGCACATGGCTCGGCCACCCGCTTCATTCAGTGCTGACCGATGTGCCCATCGGCGCGTGGACGGCGGCGCTGGTGCTCGACGCCATGGATGAAATCGGCGGGCGCGAGCGGTTCGCTGAGGCCGCCGATACGGCAGTCACCGTCGGAGTGGTCGGCGCCGCCGGCTCGGCGCTGACGGGGCTGACGGACTGGGCGCACACCGATGGCCATGCGCGCCGCATCGGCATCACCCATGGGCTGATGAACGCCAGCGCGCTGGCGCTCTACGCGGCCTCGCTGGTTTGCCGGCGGCGGGGTGAGCGTCGCGCGGGCCGAGGGTTTGCGGCGCTTGGTTTTGTGATCTCCAGCGCCGCGGCTTATCTGGGCGGGCATCTTGTTTATGGCGAGCAGGTCGGGGTTGACCACACGGCTGACCAGGAGCTGCCCGACGAGTTTACCTCTGTCATGGCTGAAGCCGAGCTGCGCGATGGCGAGTTGCAGCGCGTCGAGGCCGACGGCGTGCCGGTATTGCTCGTGCGGCGGGGCGAGCGGATTTATGCGATTGCCGAAACGTGCTCGCATATGGGCGGGCCGCTCGCACAAGGAACGCTTGAAGATGCCAGCGTGCGCTGTCCCTGGCATGGCTCGCGATTCGCACTCGAAGATGGGCGGGTGATTGAAGGGCCTTCGGTCCACGCGCAACCCTGCTTCGAGGTGCGGGTGCGCGACGGCCAGATCGAACTGCGCGCGGCGAGTCGTTGA